The following proteins are encoded in a genomic region of Kosakonia oryzae:
- the pflB gene encoding formate C-acetyltransferase: protein MSELNEKLATAWEGFAKGDWQKEVNVRDFIQKNYTPYEGDESFLAGATDATTALWDKVMEGVKLENRTHAPVDFDTSVASTITSHDAGYINKALEKIVGLQTEAPLKRAIIPFGGIKMVEGSCKAYNRELDPMLKKIFTEYRKTHNQGVFDVYTKDILNCRKSGVLTGLPDAYGRGRIIGDYRRVALYGIDFLMKDKYAQFLSLQSDLENGVNLEATIRLREEIAEQHRALGQIKEMAAKYGCDISGPATNAQEAIQWTYFGYLAAVKSQNGAAMSFGRVSTFLDAYIERDLKAGKITEKDAQEMIDHLVMKLRMVRFLRTPEYDELFSGDPIWATESIGGMGVDGRTLVTKNSFRFLNTLYTMGPSPEPNITVLWSEKLPLNFKKFAAKVSIDTSSLQYENDDLMRPDFNNDDYAIACCVSPMVVGKQMQFFGARANLAKTMLYAINGGVDEKLKMQVGPKSEPIKGDVLKFDEVMDRMDHFMDWLAKQYVTALNVIHYMHDKYSYEASLMALHDRDVIRTMACGIAGLSVAADSLSAIKYAKVKPIRDEDGLAIDFEIEGEYPQFGNNDARVDDLAVDLVERFMKKIQKLTTYRNAIPTQSVLTITSNVVYGKKTGNTPDGRRAGAPFGPGANPMHGRDQKGAVASLTSVAKLPFAYAKDGISYTFSIVPNALGKDDEVRKTNLAGLMDGYFHHEASIEGGQHLNVNVMNREMLLDAMENPEKYPQLTIRVSGYAVRFNSLTKEQQQDVITRTFTQTM from the coding sequence ATGTCCGAGCTTAATGAAAAATTAGCCACAGCCTGGGAAGGTTTTGCGAAAGGTGACTGGCAGAAAGAAGTCAACGTACGTGACTTTATCCAGAAAAACTACACCCCATATGAAGGCGACGAGTCCTTCCTGGCTGGCGCTACTGACGCGACCACCGCCCTGTGGGACAAAGTCATGGAAGGGGTTAAACTGGAAAACCGCACTCACGCGCCAGTTGATTTTGACACCTCTGTTGCTTCTACCATTACTTCTCACGACGCTGGCTACATCAACAAAGCGCTTGAGAAAATCGTTGGTCTGCAAACTGAAGCTCCGCTGAAACGCGCCATCATCCCGTTTGGCGGCATCAAAATGGTTGAAGGTTCCTGCAAAGCGTACAATCGCGAACTGGACCCGATGCTGAAAAAAATCTTCACCGAATACCGTAAAACCCATAACCAGGGTGTATTCGATGTTTATACCAAAGACATTCTGAACTGCCGTAAATCCGGTGTTCTGACTGGTCTGCCGGATGCTTACGGCCGTGGTCGTATCATCGGTGACTACCGTCGCGTTGCGCTGTACGGTATCGACTTCCTGATGAAAGATAAATACGCACAGTTCCTGTCTCTGCAATCCGATCTGGAAAACGGCGTAAATCTGGAAGCGACTATCCGTCTGCGTGAAGAAATCGCTGAACAGCACCGCGCACTGGGTCAGATCAAAGAGATGGCGGCTAAATACGGCTGCGATATCTCCGGTCCGGCCACTAACGCTCAGGAAGCAATCCAGTGGACCTACTTCGGTTACCTGGCTGCGGTTAAATCCCAGAACGGCGCTGCAATGTCCTTCGGTCGCGTATCCACCTTCCTGGATGCTTACATCGAACGTGACCTGAAAGCAGGCAAAATCACTGAAAAAGACGCTCAGGAAATGATTGACCACCTGGTCATGAAACTGCGTATGGTTCGCTTCCTGCGTACTCCTGAGTATGATGAACTGTTCTCTGGTGACCCGATTTGGGCAACTGAATCTATCGGTGGTATGGGCGTTGACGGCCGTACTCTGGTTACCAAAAACAGCTTCCGTTTCCTGAACACCCTGTACACCATGGGCCCGTCTCCGGAACCGAACATCACCGTTCTGTGGTCTGAAAAACTGCCGCTGAACTTCAAAAAATTCGCTGCGAAAGTCTCCATCGACACCTCTTCTCTGCAGTACGAGAACGATGACCTGATGCGTCCTGATTTCAACAACGACGACTATGCGATTGCTTGCTGCGTAAGCCCGATGGTTGTGGGTAAACAAATGCAGTTCTTCGGTGCTCGCGCTAACCTCGCGAAAACCATGCTGTACGCAATCAATGGTGGCGTTGATGAAAAACTGAAAATGCAGGTTGGTCCGAAATCTGAACCGATCAAAGGCGACGTGCTAAAATTCGACGAAGTCATGGATCGCATGGATCACTTCATGGACTGGCTGGCTAAACAGTATGTCACCGCACTGAACGTTATCCACTACATGCACGACAAGTACAGCTACGAAGCCTCTCTGATGGCGCTGCACGATCGTGACGTAATTCGCACCATGGCATGCGGTATCGCCGGTCTGTCCGTTGCTGCTGACTCCCTGTCTGCAATCAAATATGCGAAAGTTAAACCGATTCGTGACGAAGACGGTCTGGCAATCGACTTCGAAATCGAAGGCGAATACCCGCAGTTTGGTAACAACGATGCGCGTGTCGACGATCTGGCAGTTGACCTGGTAGAACGTTTCATGAAGAAAATTCAGAAACTGACTACTTACCGCAACGCTATCCCGACTCAGTCTGTTCTGACCATCACCTCTAACGTTGTGTATGGTAAGAAAACCGGTAACACCCCGGATGGCCGTCGCGCTGGCGCTCCGTTCGGACCGGGTGCTAACCCGATGCACGGCCGTGACCAGAAAGGTGCTGTTGCCTCTCTGACCTCCGTTGCTAAACTGCCGTTCGCTTACGCTAAAGATGGTATTTCTTACACCTTCTCTATCGTTCCGAATGCGCTGGGTAAAGACGACGAAGTGCGTAAAACCAACCTCGCGGGTCTGATGGACGGTTACTTCCATCACGAAGCGTCCATCGAAGGTGGTCAGCACCTGAACGTGAACGTGATGAACCGTGAAATGCTGCTCGACGCGATGGAAAACCCGGAAAAATATCCGCAGCTGACCATCCGTGTTTCAGGTTACGCAGTACGCTTCAACTCCCTGACTAAAGAACAGCAGCAGGACGTTATTACTCGTACCTTCACTCAAACCATGTAA